From the Dermacentor variabilis isolate Ectoservices chromosome 5, ASM5094787v1, whole genome shotgun sequence genome, the window GAGTAGACGAAACTTCCCATAAGGATGCTGTTTGTCAAGTAATGGAGCTGATAGTGCAACATGCACTCCTAGTGGCACTTGCCGGTATTAAATTTCTTGCAACAACACCttgttttgggcgagttggttcaccttgacaatttttcataaaaACGAGCGAAAGACGAAGACAAAAGGAACACATATGAtgccagtcctgtcgtatgtgttcctttcaTCTTCGTCTTTAGTGCATTTTTATGAAAAACTATTAAACTTCCTTCTACCTCAGTAATAAAAATTATCGTTACTTTTGTATCCCTCTTCATATGTAGCTCTCATATAAACAACCTGCAACATTTACAAGAATTAAGTCTTATGAGGAAAGTGTCTTACTCACTTTTTGATTCGAGAACATTATTGTTTCCTATTGCAAGTGCTTCAGAGTCTGGCAATAGGCAATAAACAGTCAAAGAAACAACATGTGTTGTCAAAAAAGAAGATCCTTTACAAAATCCTACTAGCACCATCTACTCACTGCACTTCAAGCTCACATGTTCTGCAAAACTAAACAACAGATCACTCATCAAAGAGAGAGGCAAAAAAGTCATCATTCGCAATAATCGCTGTCATGATCCCTTTATGTCAACTGCCCTATTTCAATTTTATAGTACACACAAGGATACAACTACCAACTTCAAAAACATTGTTGTTCCCAATTGTCATCACGCTCTCCGAGTCAGGTGCATCCCCTTCTTTTCTCCTGcgatggaagtgtggaaagtaaGCAAAATGAATAAAACATTTCTTCATAAGTCATCCCATCACTCTTTCATGATGTGTAGCAGCAGAAGTTTCGAAGTGCTTTACCACAGAAATATTTgctgcctctctttcttttttcttagtgcTCTCCAAATGTCTCGTTTCAACCACGGCTATTTTGTGATTCTACGCACAATGCCAGAGTGCATCCTAATCACAGCTGAATACCTGAAACTAGCTGAAACTACGGCAAACGGACTTTTGTAACATCACCCCGCATTTTGTACACTTAATCCATGTAAGATGCAACCTCGAAGAGCACACAGGAATTTGAACGACACTATGTATTTACGGCTAGATAAGCAGTATCTCGTACGCTATATTTGAGAACTACAAGTGATATGCACCTAAAATAAGTGCAGCACAAACTGTCGAAGAAATCAAGGTACAAGACCTGTTGACTATGTAGACCTGCTCTTCAATAAGGTTGTTGTCTCCGATAATGATAGGTCCAGCTTCAGCAATAATGTGCGCCGCAGGATGAACAATAGTGCGGCTCCCTGCAGTAAATAAGCGAGTTTAGTTGGGAAATACCGCGATGCGTTGCAAACCAGGTAATACGCGGTTTCCTATTGATCGTAAGCACAAACCGATCGTCACATCTCCTTTTATTTCGCATTCTGCCGTCACAACAGCACCAGCGTATATCTTCACAGTTCTGGAAGTAAAACACGAAATTTGGTAAGAAAATCTCGTCTAAAATATACGTGCGCATGTGTTTTACTGCACTAAGCAACGCCCAGTCTGAATGACATCCGAAGTCGTCCGCTCACCCGCCTGAAGGCTTAGGCAGGGACGCCGTGCTCATTATGTAAAATAGTTCACACGGATGCCTGGAAACAATCGCTACAAATAAAACCGCGGGTATGTGGTCGCTGTAGGCTAATTCATGCGGCAATTTGAAGTGGTAATTGACAGCTCTCACATCCACTGATCGTCAGCCATATTACAGGCTTCTGGTGTGGATACGGCAATGGATACAAAAAGGCATTTAGAGTGGTCAAATAATGCCTACTATCAAGTAAATTAAGCTACGTGAatacatatttatatattttGTTGTAAAATAATATACAATCGAAATAATTTAGTTTATTATTGTGCGTGACATTTAGGTGTCCTGTGGTGACATCTCGATACGAGACGAGCGCAAGACCAGAAGAGCAGAAGCTGCCTAAAACGGCAAATATGGCAGCCTAAACAAAATGGCACAAAATAATAGTTTATGAAAGTAAGCATGCACGTTTATTATAGGTGTTCTGCGGGCATGCTGTGTGAGGTTAATGCGGTACTACAAAAGTGATACTGTAAAGACAAGTAACTGAAACCTCCAATTCATTGTTCTTCTATCTAGGGCGCTGTGAAAACCTATCATGACGTTTCCTGTCTGCCACAAGACTGTGTTCGTGCTCGATCACAGCCCGTACTTTCTAACCTCGTGCCAACAGCACATCGAGTTCGACATCTTCACGAAGACGCGGCAGCCAGGCATCATCCCGCTGGCTCCCATCTCGAAATCGCTTTGGACATGCAGCGTCGAAGCAGCGTTCGAGTACTGTCGTATCGTGTGGGACATTTTCCCGACAAGCAAACTCATCAGATTCGTCGTCAGCGGCACTTCGGCTCGCTATTTGAATTCGTGGATGCAGGAAGACCAGAGTATGTCCTACCTGATGGCCGTTATGGCCCAAGTGGGTGCGCCTTCGGAAACTGGGGCTGCTAAGGACTACAACATTATCACCGGACTCACCGCCGCGATAGAAGCCCTGTGCGAGTGTAGCGAAGTGCAGCACGAGTGCCGCACGTCTCTTACCGAAACGGCTGGGAAGATGGTCAACAGAGGTCGAATCGTGTGCATCACGTCGATGAAAACGGACGCCGAGATACGAACGCTCGAGGAGAGGTTCTACAACCTACTAACAGAGCACAACAAACTGGCGTCTGGGACAGATTGCCTCATGCCCGTGCATAAGTGCGAACTGGTGGTGCTCCTTACCTGCCCTGTCAATAAGGAGATAGATATGGCCGGCTTCTCAAAGCGCGATGTCGGATCCGTGCTGAGCAGTGAAGTTCACAGGTGCCGATCGGGAAGGCATCTAGCCGTGAAACTGGGATACCTGGTTCAAATTCACTACAATCTGGCTTCCACAACTGTCACTGGTATCCCCATGAAGGAAGAACAGAACGCAAACTCGTCTGCAAATTACGACGTTGAGCTCCTGCACCCAGCCGCTGCTCACACAGAGCTGTTCAAGACTGGCTTCAGTAATACGGAGGGTGTGCATGTGAGCACAGTGAAAGAAGGACAAACATATGAAACAGTTACTCTAAAATGGTGCACTCCACGCTCAAATAGCGTAGAGTTGCAGTACTGCACAGGAGCGTTCAGGATTACCCCCGTCGATATTAACAGCAGGCCATCGTCATGCCTCACAAACTTTCTTCTCAGTGGCCGCGCGGTAATGCTTGAAATGCCGAGAAAGTCGGGCTCCAAAGTGATGTCCCACATGCTTGCCAGTCATGGTGGAGAGATATACATTCACACATTGGGGACTGGTCGGTCCACACTTGAAGACCCACCTTCAATTAGCGAGGGCTGTGGTGGGCGAGTTACCGACTACAGAATCAATGACTTTGGAGAATTCATG encodes:
- the DCTN6-p27 gene encoding dynactin subunit 6; this encodes MSTASLPKPSGGTVKIYAGAVVTAECEIKGDVTIGSRTIVHPAAHIIAEAGPIIIGDNNLIEEQVYIVNRRKEGDAPDSESVMTIGNNNVFEVGSYSEALAIGNNNVLESKSKLGRYTELTSGCVIGAMCEVTTHEKLKENTVIYGRTCERRIQNEKPATQTLQLDFLTKVLPNYHYFWKPSKGEQVLQQLKK
- the asun gene encoding integrator complex subunit 13 asun, yielding MTFPVCHKTVFVLDHSPYFLTSCQQHIEFDIFTKTRQPGIIPLAPISKSLWTCSVEAAFEYCRIVWDIFPTSKLIRFVVSGTSARYLNSWMQEDQSMSYLMAVMAQVGAPSETGAAKDYNIITGLTAAIEALCECSEVQHECRTSLTETAGKMVNRGRIVCITSMKTDAEIRTLEERFYNLLTEHNKLASGTDCLMPVHKCELVVLLTCPVNKEIDMAGFSKRDVGSVLSSEVHRCRSGRHLAVKLGYLVQIHYNLASTTVTGIPMKEEQNANSSANYDVELLHPAAAHTELFKTGFSNTEGVHVSTVKEGQTYETVTLKWCTPRSNSVELQYCTGAFRITPVDINSRPSSCLTNFLLSGRAVMLEMPRKSGSKVMSHMLASHGGEIYIHTLGTGRSTLEDPPSISEGCGGRVTDYRINDFGEFMKDNKLVPFNVGPNDRQEPPIQRALKRLQRLTQYWPMVISHTTIFNMASQLDPLLTLITKETLTPDEIIECKKVIYLLVSMESKGTALPVPTIGMRGKGPKREEQYRTMWNELENYIRMHCVTAEHNVILDCLLECRKPAESDASGNNQKAGISGVKKSTEKGLSVKDEKGEGKWSEVDLSWREGKFGDADKVEEGSCKPPLAKKARSSGLDGDMLGSTSLLHLWRNKVSTENARRHVEFAGRLNGDGKVAKLYPNLNIDGNDNENESKPNATARS